In a genomic window of Streptomyces sp. NBC_01231:
- a CDS encoding L-rhamnose mutarotase, with product MQRVCFLLKVREDRLAEYRERHAAVWPEMLAALSATGWHNYSLFLRDDGLLVGYLETEDFAAAQAGMEATEVNARWQAEMAPFFESLDGARPDEAMKPLTEVFHLA from the coding sequence ATGCAGCGCGTCTGTTTTCTGCTCAAGGTCCGTGAGGACCGGCTCGCCGAGTACCGCGAACGTCATGCCGCCGTGTGGCCCGAGATGCTCGCCGCGCTCTCGGCCACCGGCTGGCACAACTACTCCCTCTTTCTGCGCGACGACGGCCTGCTCGTCGGCTACCTGGAGACCGAGGACTTCGCCGCGGCCCAGGCCGGCATGGAGGCCACCGAGGTCAACGCCCGGTGGCAGGCGGAGATGGCACCGTTCTTCGAGTCACTGGACGGCGCCCGACCCGACGAGGCCATGAAACCGCTCACCGAGGTGTTCCACCTCGCCTGA
- the rhaS gene encoding rhamnose ABC transporter substrate-binding protein, translated as MRKSSVRRACAALAAVTSFALAATACGGTSKDDVKDDTGPAASAGKADPNAATKKGLTVGFLPKAVNNPYFTSADKGGEKALTELGSKYKEVGTSNATDTSGQVSYVNTLTQQQVDAMAVSAQDPGALCTALKQAMKNDIKVVTYDSDTKPDCRNAFVSQASAEDLGRTEVQLLAEQIGYKGEIAILSAAQTATNQNTWIEFMKDELKDPKYKNMKLVKVAYGNDDAQQSFQQTQGLLQEHPNLKGIISPTTVGIKAAAQYLSGSKYKGKVKLTGLGTPNDMRKYVKNGTVDGFELWDPAKLGELAARTAVALSSGQITGKEGETFKAGDMGSYTIGKDGVISLGKPTVFNAKNIDQFNF; from the coding sequence ATGCGCAAGTCATCAGTTCGCCGTGCCTGTGCGGCCCTCGCGGCCGTCACCTCCTTCGCCCTGGCCGCCACCGCCTGCGGCGGCACCAGCAAGGACGACGTCAAGGACGACACCGGCCCGGCCGCCTCGGCCGGCAAGGCCGACCCGAACGCCGCCACCAAGAAGGGCCTGACGGTCGGCTTCCTGCCCAAGGCCGTCAACAACCCGTACTTCACCTCCGCGGACAAGGGCGGCGAGAAGGCCCTCACGGAGCTGGGTTCGAAGTACAAGGAGGTCGGCACCAGCAACGCCACGGACACCTCGGGCCAGGTGAGTTACGTCAACACGCTCACCCAGCAGCAGGTCGACGCGATGGCCGTGTCCGCGCAGGACCCGGGCGCCCTGTGCACCGCGCTCAAGCAGGCCATGAAGAACGACATCAAGGTCGTGACCTACGACTCCGACACCAAGCCCGACTGCCGCAACGCCTTCGTCTCGCAGGCCAGCGCCGAGGACCTGGGCCGCACCGAGGTGCAGCTGCTCGCCGAACAGATCGGCTACAAGGGCGAGATCGCGATCCTGTCCGCCGCGCAGACCGCGACCAACCAGAACACCTGGATCGAGTTCATGAAGGACGAGCTCAAGGATCCGAAGTACAAGAACATGAAGCTGGTGAAGGTCGCGTACGGCAACGACGACGCCCAGCAGTCCTTCCAGCAGACCCAGGGCCTGCTCCAGGAGCACCCGAACCTGAAGGGGATCATCTCCCCGACCACCGTCGGCATCAAGGCCGCCGCCCAGTACCTCTCCGGCTCCAAGTACAAGGGCAAGGTCAAGCTGACCGGCCTCGGCACCCCCAACGACATGCGCAAGTACGTCAAGAACGGCACGGTCGACGGGTTCGAGCTGTGGGACCCGGCGAAGCTCGGCGAGCTGGCCGCGCGCACCGCGGTCGCACTGTCCTCCGGGCAGATCACCGGCAAGGAGGGCGAGACCTTCAAGGCCGGTGACATGGGCTCGTACACCATCGGCAAGGACGGCGTGATCAGCCTCGGCAAGCCGACCGTCTTCAACGCGAAGAACATCGACCAGTTCAACTTCTAG
- a CDS encoding ABC transporter permease, whose protein sequence is MADSALARAVRWTALLRWDGVVGALLIVVLLLSFSTVDGFGNALNLSFLIGNTLPIALIALPMTLLVVSGEIDLSVASTAGLSGAVMGALWNEGMTIETIIPVCLLLGVVCGLINGLLVTRLGLPSLAVTIGTMAAYRGIAQIVLGSDAVTDFPTQYLDFASGRIGDTFIPYALLPFLVLLAIAVVALHATPFGRSLFAVGASEEAARFAGVRVKRQKLILFTVTGLMASLTGIFWALHYASARYDNATGLELSVVAAVLLGGIDFDGGKGTLGGAIAGVFLLGALQNVMSLKDVSAQSQIVVTGVLLVLSVLGPRVARQISVARAGRRAASAPVPKVPAPTS, encoded by the coding sequence ATGGCTGACTCCGCTCTCGCGCGCGCCGTCCGCTGGACCGCCTTGTTGAGGTGGGATGGGGTGGTGGGCGCCCTTCTCATCGTCGTCCTGCTGCTGTCCTTCTCCACCGTGGACGGCTTCGGCAACGCCCTCAACCTGTCGTTCCTGATCGGCAACACCCTGCCCATCGCGCTGATCGCCCTCCCGATGACCCTTCTCGTGGTGTCGGGCGAGATCGATCTGTCGGTCGCCTCCACGGCCGGTCTGTCCGGCGCGGTGATGGGCGCCCTGTGGAACGAGGGCATGACGATCGAGACGATCATCCCGGTCTGTCTGCTCCTGGGTGTGGTCTGCGGACTGATCAACGGACTGCTGGTGACCCGGCTCGGACTGCCGTCCCTCGCCGTCACCATCGGCACGATGGCCGCCTACCGGGGCATCGCGCAGATCGTGCTCGGCTCCGACGCGGTCACCGACTTCCCCACCCAGTACCTGGACTTCGCCTCCGGACGCATCGGCGACACGTTCATCCCCTACGCGCTCCTGCCCTTCCTCGTGCTGCTCGCGATCGCCGTGGTCGCCCTGCACGCCACCCCGTTCGGGCGGTCCCTGTTCGCAGTGGGCGCCAGTGAGGAGGCCGCCCGGTTCGCCGGTGTCCGCGTCAAGCGGCAGAAGCTGATCCTGTTCACCGTGACCGGCCTGATGGCCTCGCTCACCGGCATCTTCTGGGCACTGCACTACGCCAGCGCCCGCTACGACAACGCCACCGGACTCGAACTCTCCGTCGTCGCGGCCGTCCTGCTCGGCGGCATCGACTTCGACGGTGGCAAGGGCACGCTGGGCGGCGCGATCGCGGGAGTCTTCCTGCTCGGCGCGCTGCAGAACGTGATGAGCCTCAAGGACGTCTCCGCCCAGTCGCAGATCGTCGTCACCGGCGTCCTGCTCGTCCTCTCCGTGCTCGGCCCCCGGGTGGCACGGCAGATCTCCGTCGCGAGGGCGGGACGCAGAGCCGCCTCGGCGCCGGTCCCCAAGGTGCCCGCCCCGACCTCGTAA
- a CDS encoding ABC transporter permease produces the protein MTVTAPNPAPAAEAPKSSGTRLVDRVFKMRELAILAVFLVMIVITQIGNSDFLSEQGIKDLLLNATILVLVATGQSLVVITRNVDLSVGSTLGISAFAAGTYLQGGGNSVVAIALAVLLGIGCGIVNGLLVSLGQVPALVVTLGTLYIIRGVDSIWVGSRQITAAGLPDGFVDFGSDGISAVPYLALVALAVLVATAYYLKHFGSGRELYALGSNPEAARLAGIPVRKRILAAYTFCGALAGLAGALYLARFGNVDSGTGNGYELTVVSAVVVGGVVFTGGSGSVYGAALGALLLTSINSVLPALGVSSVWVLAINGILLILAIAVDRIVALRVATALKKRNARHG, from the coding sequence GTGACGGTGACCGCTCCCAATCCCGCCCCCGCCGCCGAAGCGCCCAAGTCCAGCGGCACCCGGCTGGTGGACCGTGTCTTCAAGATGCGCGAACTCGCCATCCTGGCCGTCTTTCTGGTGATGATCGTCATCACCCAGATCGGCAACAGCGACTTCCTGTCCGAACAGGGCATCAAGGACCTCCTGCTGAACGCGACCATCCTGGTGCTGGTCGCCACCGGCCAGTCGCTGGTCGTGATCACCCGGAACGTCGACCTGTCGGTCGGCTCGACGCTCGGCATCAGCGCCTTCGCGGCCGGCACGTATCTCCAGGGCGGCGGCAACTCCGTCGTGGCGATCGCCCTCGCGGTCCTGCTCGGCATCGGCTGCGGCATCGTGAACGGGCTGCTCGTCAGCCTCGGTCAGGTGCCCGCACTGGTCGTCACCCTCGGCACGCTCTACATCATCCGCGGTGTCGACTCCATCTGGGTCGGCTCCCGGCAGATCACCGCGGCGGGCCTCCCGGACGGCTTCGTCGACTTCGGCTCCGACGGCATCTCCGCCGTGCCGTACCTGGCGCTGGTCGCGCTCGCGGTGCTCGTCGCCACGGCGTACTACCTCAAGCACTTCGGCAGCGGCCGCGAGCTGTACGCGCTCGGCTCCAACCCGGAGGCCGCCCGCCTCGCCGGCATCCCCGTGCGCAAGCGGATCCTGGCCGCGTACACCTTCTGCGGAGCCCTCGCGGGACTCGCGGGCGCGCTGTACCTCGCCCGGTTCGGCAACGTCGACTCCGGCACCGGCAACGGCTACGAACTCACCGTCGTCAGCGCGGTCGTGGTCGGTGGCGTCGTCTTCACCGGCGGCTCCGGCAGCGTCTACGGGGCCGCCCTCGGCGCCCTGCTCCTCACCTCCATCAACAGCGTGCTGCCCGCCCTCGGTGTCAGCTCGGTGTGGGTGCTGGCCATCAACGGCATCCTGCTCATCCTCGCCATCGCGGTCGACCGGATCGTCGCCCTGCGCGTGGCGACCGCACTGAAGAAGAGGAACGCCCGCCATGGCTGA
- a CDS encoding sugar ABC transporter ATP-binding protein, translating into MTHPSEADPAPVLSLKDVSKSFGAVRALRDVSLELFPGEVHALAGENGAGKSTLIKTLAGVHRPDAGQVLLDGEPVQFHGPGDARDAGIAVIYQEPTLFPDLSIAENIFMGRQPRRALGRIDHKATHTATLALMQRLGVELDPDRPARGLSIADQQIVEIAKALSFDARVLIMDEPTAALTGSEVARLFGVVRTLREQGSAVLFISHRLEEIFQICRRVTTLRDGAWISSEPIDGMTEDDLVRRMVGRDLEELYPKQNVDAGEVALSVRRLTREGVFTDVSFDVRRGEIVGLAGLVGAGRTEVARAVFGVDRWDAGEVEIDGRKLTSGAPSTAMAAGLALVPEDRRAQGLVMDMSIERNIGLTGLRTTVKAGLMDRGAERSRSLDWAVKLQVKYARIADTVNTLSGGNQQKVVLAKWLATGPKVLIVDEPTRGIDVGTKAEVHRLLSQLAADGVAVLMISSDLPEILGMADRVLVMHEGRLTAEIPRSDATEESVMAAATGRAAA; encoded by the coding sequence ATGACCCACCCGTCCGAAGCGGATCCGGCCCCGGTGTTGTCGCTCAAGGACGTCTCGAAGTCCTTCGGAGCGGTGCGCGCCCTGCGGGACGTGTCCCTGGAGCTGTTCCCCGGTGAGGTCCACGCCCTCGCCGGCGAGAACGGCGCGGGCAAGTCGACCCTCATCAAGACCCTCGCAGGGGTGCACCGACCGGACGCCGGTCAGGTGCTCCTCGACGGCGAGCCCGTCCAGTTCCACGGCCCCGGCGACGCCCGCGACGCGGGAATCGCCGTCATCTACCAGGAGCCCACGCTCTTCCCCGACCTGTCGATCGCCGAGAACATCTTCATGGGCCGCCAGCCGCGGCGCGCGCTCGGCCGGATCGACCACAAGGCCACGCACACGGCGACCCTGGCCCTGATGCAGCGCCTGGGCGTCGAACTCGACCCCGACCGTCCCGCCCGCGGCCTGTCGATCGCCGACCAGCAGATCGTCGAGATCGCCAAGGCCCTCTCCTTCGACGCCCGCGTCCTGATCATGGACGAGCCGACCGCCGCCCTCACCGGCAGCGAGGTGGCCCGGCTGTTCGGCGTCGTGCGCACCCTGCGCGAGCAGGGCTCGGCCGTGCTGTTCATCTCGCACCGACTGGAGGAGATCTTCCAGATCTGCCGGCGCGTCACCACCCTCCGCGACGGCGCCTGGATCTCCAGCGAGCCGATCGACGGCATGACCGAGGACGACCTCGTACGCCGTATGGTCGGTCGCGACCTCGAAGAGCTCTACCCCAAGCAGAACGTCGACGCCGGTGAAGTCGCCTTGAGCGTACGGCGGCTGACCCGCGAAGGCGTCTTCACCGATGTCTCCTTCGACGTCCGCCGCGGCGAGATCGTCGGCCTCGCCGGCCTCGTCGGCGCCGGACGCACGGAGGTCGCCCGTGCCGTCTTCGGCGTCGACCGCTGGGACGCCGGGGAGGTCGAGATCGACGGCAGGAAGCTGACGAGCGGCGCGCCCTCCACGGCCATGGCCGCGGGCCTCGCCCTCGTGCCCGAGGACCGCCGCGCCCAGGGTCTGGTGATGGACATGTCCATCGAGCGCAACATCGGCCTGACCGGACTGCGCACGACGGTCAAGGCAGGCCTGATGGACCGCGGTGCCGAGCGCAGCCGCTCCCTCGACTGGGCCGTCAAGCTCCAGGTCAAGTACGCGCGGATCGCCGACACCGTCAACACGCTCTCCGGCGGCAACCAGCAGAAGGTCGTCCTCGCGAAGTGGCTCGCCACCGGCCCGAAGGTGCTGATCGTCGACGAGCCCACCCGCGGCATCGACGTCGGTACGAAGGCCGAGGTGCACCGGCTGCTGAGCCAGCTGGCCGCGGACGGCGTGGCCGTCCTGATGATCTCCTCCGACCTGCCCGAGATCCTCGGCATGGCCGACCGGGTCCTCGTGATGCACGAGGGCCGGCTCACCGCCGAGATCCCACGCTCCGACGCCACCGAGGAATCCGTGATGGCCGCAGCCACGGGGAGGGCAGCCGCGTGA
- the rhaI gene encoding L-rhamnose isomerase codes for MTELAAVKSALRTQAVETPSWAYGNSGTRFKVFAQQGVPRTPQEKLDDAAKVHEFTGAAPTVALHIPWDKVDDYAALAKHAEDRGVRLGAINSNTFQDDDYKLGSICHPDAAVRRKALDHLLECVDIMDATGSRDLKLWFADGTNYPGQDDLRGRQDRLAEGLAEVYERLGDDQRMLLEYKFFEPAFYATDVPDWGTAYAHCLKLGDKAQVVVDTGHHAPGTNIEFIVATLLREKKLGGFDFNSRFYADDDLMVGAADPFQLFRIMYEVVRGGGFSSEVAFMLDQCHNIEAKIPAIIRSVMNVQEATAKALLVDGEALAKAQRSGDVLEANAVIMDAYNTDVRPLLASLREEMGLDPDPIAAYRRSGWAEKIVAERVGGEQAGWGA; via the coding sequence ATGACCGAGCTCGCCGCGGTGAAGTCCGCTCTCAGGACCCAGGCAGTCGAAACGCCGTCATGGGCGTACGGGAACTCGGGCACACGCTTCAAGGTGTTCGCCCAGCAAGGCGTTCCGCGGACGCCGCAGGAGAAACTGGACGACGCGGCGAAGGTGCACGAGTTCACCGGAGCGGCGCCCACGGTCGCCCTGCACATTCCCTGGGACAAGGTCGATGACTACGCCGCGTTGGCGAAGCACGCCGAGGACCGGGGTGTGCGGCTCGGCGCGATCAACTCGAACACCTTCCAGGACGACGACTACAAGCTAGGCAGCATCTGCCACCCGGACGCCGCGGTGCGGCGCAAGGCGCTGGATCACCTGCTGGAGTGCGTCGACATCATGGACGCCACCGGTTCGCGGGACCTGAAGCTGTGGTTCGCCGACGGGACGAACTACCCCGGTCAGGACGACCTCCGTGGACGCCAGGACCGGCTCGCCGAGGGCCTGGCCGAGGTGTACGAGCGGCTCGGTGACGACCAGCGGATGCTGCTGGAGTACAAGTTCTTCGAGCCCGCCTTCTACGCGACGGACGTGCCGGACTGGGGCACGGCGTACGCGCACTGTCTCAAGCTCGGCGACAAGGCGCAGGTCGTGGTCGACACCGGGCACCACGCCCCGGGCACCAACATCGAGTTCATCGTCGCCACGCTGCTGCGCGAGAAGAAGCTGGGCGGCTTCGACTTCAACTCGCGGTTCTACGCGGACGACGACCTCATGGTCGGAGCCGCCGACCCCTTCCAGCTGTTCCGGATCATGTACGAGGTCGTCCGCGGCGGCGGGTTCTCGTCCGAGGTCGCGTTCATGCTGGACCAGTGCCACAACATCGAGGCGAAGATCCCCGCGATCATCCGGTCCGTGATGAACGTCCAGGAGGCCACCGCGAAGGCCCTGCTCGTGGACGGCGAGGCACTGGCGAAGGCCCAGCGGTCCGGTGACGTGCTGGAGGCGAACGCCGTGATCATGGACGCGTACAACACGGACGTACGGCCGCTGCTCGCCTCGCTCCGCGAGGAGATGGGGCTCGACCCCGACCCGATCGCCGCGTACCGCCGTTCCGGGTGGGCGGAGAAGATCGTGGCGGAGCGGGTCGGTGGCGAGCAGGCCGGCTGGGGGGCGTGA
- a CDS encoding bifunctional aldolase/short-chain dehydrogenase, translated as MAPHPEADALLARSHRLGADPRNTNYAGGNTSAKGTDTDPVTGGDVELMWVKGSGGDLGTLTEGGLAVLRLDRMRALADVYPGVEREDEMVAAFDYCLHGKGGAAPSIDTAMHGLVEAAHVDHLHPDSGIALACAADGEKLTVECFGDTVVWVPWRRPGFQLGLDIAAVKKANPQAIGCVLGGHGITAWGDTSEECERNSLHIIRTAEAFLAERGRPEPFGPVIDGYQALAEGERRERAAALAPYVRAVASQDRPQVGHFTDADVVLDFLAAAEHPRLAALGTSCPDHFLRTKVRPLVLDLPPTAPLDEAIARLKELHAEYREEYAAYYQRHAEPDSPAMRGADPAIVLVPGVGMFSFGKDKQTARVAGEFYVNAINVMRGAEAVSTYAPIEESEKFRIEYWALEEAKLQRMPRPKPLATRVALVTGAGSGIGKAIAQRLVAEGACVVVADLDAQNAAQVAQDLGGADKAVAVTVDVTSEEQIADAFKAAALAFGGVDLVVNNAGISISKPLLETSAKDWDLQHDIMARGSFLVSREAARVMIAQELGGDIVYIASKNAVFAGPNNIAYSATKADQAHQVRLLAAELGEHGIRVNGVNPDGVVRGSGIFAGGWGAKRAAVYGVPEEKLGEFYAQRTILKREVLPDHVANAVFALTGGELTHTTGLHVPVDAGVAAAFLR; from the coding sequence ATGGCACCCCATCCCGAGGCCGACGCCCTTCTCGCCCGGTCCCACCGGCTCGGCGCCGATCCCCGCAACACCAACTACGCCGGCGGCAACACGTCCGCGAAGGGCACCGACACCGATCCCGTGACCGGCGGGGACGTCGAGCTGATGTGGGTGAAGGGGTCCGGTGGGGATCTCGGCACCCTGACCGAGGGCGGGCTGGCGGTGCTGCGGCTGGACCGGATGCGGGCGCTCGCCGACGTCTACCCGGGGGTGGAACGGGAGGACGAGATGGTCGCCGCGTTCGACTACTGCCTGCACGGCAAGGGCGGCGCCGCTCCCTCCATCGACACGGCCATGCACGGCCTCGTCGAGGCCGCGCACGTCGACCATCTGCACCCGGACTCGGGGATCGCGCTGGCCTGCGCCGCCGACGGGGAGAAGCTCACGGTGGAGTGTTTCGGCGACACGGTGGTGTGGGTGCCGTGGCGCCGGCCCGGCTTCCAGCTCGGGCTGGACATCGCGGCGGTGAAGAAGGCCAACCCGCAGGCGATCGGCTGTGTCCTCGGCGGGCACGGGATCACGGCGTGGGGTGACACGTCCGAGGAGTGCGAGCGCAACTCGCTGCACATCATCCGGACCGCGGAGGCGTTCCTGGCCGAGCGGGGCAGGCCCGAGCCGTTCGGTCCGGTGATCGACGGATACCAGGCGCTCGCGGAGGGCGAGCGGCGGGAGCGGGCCGCGGCCCTGGCGCCGTACGTCCGCGCCGTGGCGTCCCAGGACAGGCCGCAGGTCGGGCACTTCACCGACGCCGACGTCGTCCTCGACTTCCTCGCCGCGGCCGAGCATCCGCGGCTCGCCGCGCTCGGCACCTCCTGCCCCGACCACTTCCTGCGCACCAAGGTCCGCCCGCTGGTCCTCGACCTGCCGCCGACGGCTCCGCTCGACGAGGCGATCGCCCGGCTGAAGGAGCTGCACGCCGAGTACCGCGAGGAGTACGCCGCCTACTACCAGCGGCACGCCGAGCCCGACTCCCCCGCGATGCGCGGCGCCGACCCGGCGATCGTGCTGGTCCCGGGCGTCGGCATGTTCTCCTTCGGCAAGGACAAGCAGACCGCCCGGGTGGCCGGCGAGTTCTACGTCAACGCGATCAACGTGATGCGGGGGGCCGAGGCGGTCTCGACGTACGCGCCGATCGAGGAGTCGGAGAAGTTCCGGATCGAGTACTGGGCCCTCGAGGAGGCCAAGCTCCAGCGGATGCCGAGGCCCAAGCCGCTCGCGACGCGCGTCGCGCTGGTCACGGGTGCGGGCAGCGGGATCGGGAAGGCGATCGCGCAGCGGCTGGTCGCCGAGGGCGCGTGTGTGGTGGTCGCGGACCTCGACGCCCAGAACGCCGCTCAGGTCGCCCAGGATCTCGGCGGGGCCGACAAGGCCGTCGCGGTGACCGTGGACGTCACCTCCGAGGAGCAGATCGCCGACGCGTTCAAGGCGGCGGCGCTGGCCTTCGGCGGCGTCGATCTCGTGGTGAACAACGCCGGCATCTCCATCTCCAAGCCGCTGCTCGAGACCTCGGCCAAGGACTGGGACCTCCAGCACGACATCATGGCGCGCGGTTCCTTCCTGGTCTCGCGTGAGGCGGCACGGGTGATGATCGCGCAGGAGCTCGGCGGTGACATCGTCTACATCGCCTCGAAGAACGCCGTGTTCGCCGGGCCCAACAACATCGCCTACTCGGCGACCAAGGCCGACCAGGCCCACCAGGTGCGGCTGCTGGCCGCCGAGTTGGGCGAGCACGGCATCCGCGTCAACGGGGTCAACCCGGACGGTGTGGTGCGCGGCTCGGGCATCTTCGCGGGCGGCTGGGGAGCCAAGCGGGCGGCCGTGTACGGCGTGCCGGAGGAGAAGCTGGGCGAGTTCTACGCCCAGCGGACCATCCTCAAGCGCGAGGTGCTGCCCGACCACGTGGCCAACGCGGTCTTCGCGCTGACCGGCGGGGAGCTGACGCACACCACCGGGCTGCACGTCCCGGTCGACGCCGGCGTCGCGGCCGCCTTCCTGCGATGA
- a CDS encoding rhamnulokinase gives MSASVKSYAAVDLGASSGRVMVGRVGPDSLELTEAHRFPNRPLRVPEGLRWDVLGLYGGVLDGLRAAGAHCGGRLDSLGIDSWAVDYGLLDADGALLGNPVHYRDSRTEGVAEKVWATVPAPELYAATGLQYAPFNTLYQLTAARSAGQLDHARRLLLIPDLLTYWLTGEQGTELTNASTTQLIDPRTREWSSDMASRLGIDLGLFAPLRQPGDPAGVLRPQVLEEVGLNGPVPVTAVGSHDTASAVAAVPADGERFAYICTGTWSLAGLELAAPVLTEESRLANFTNELGLDGTVRYLRNIMGLWLLQECVRAWGETDLGALLLDAAKVPALRSVVDAGDEAFLAPGRMPERIAEACRASGQPVPASPAEITRCILDSLALAHRRAVADAQRLADHPVDVVHIVGGGTRNALLCQLTADACGLPVVAGPTEAAALGNVLVQARAHGFVGDLAEMRELLVRTQPLTRYEPRGDAARWHEAQARLAMG, from the coding sequence ATGAGCGCGAGCGTGAAGTCGTACGCCGCGGTCGACCTCGGCGCGTCCAGCGGACGTGTCATGGTCGGCCGCGTCGGCCCCGACAGCCTGGAGCTGACCGAGGCGCACCGCTTCCCCAACCGGCCCCTCCGGGTGCCGGAGGGGCTGCGCTGGGACGTCCTCGGGCTGTACGGGGGCGTCCTGGACGGGCTGCGCGCGGCGGGAGCCCACTGCGGTGGACGGCTCGACTCCCTCGGCATCGACAGCTGGGCCGTGGACTACGGCCTCCTCGACGCCGACGGGGCGCTGCTCGGCAACCCCGTGCACTACCGGGACTCCCGGACCGAGGGGGTCGCGGAGAAGGTGTGGGCGACGGTGCCAGCTCCCGAGCTGTACGCGGCCACCGGCCTGCAGTACGCCCCCTTCAACACCCTCTACCAGTTGACCGCGGCCCGCTCCGCCGGCCAACTGGACCATGCCAGGCGGCTGTTGCTCATCCCCGACCTGCTGACCTACTGGCTGACGGGCGAGCAGGGCACCGAACTGACCAACGCGTCGACGACCCAGCTGATCGACCCCCGCACGCGCGAGTGGTCGTCCGACATGGCCTCCCGTCTCGGCATCGACCTCGGTCTGTTCGCGCCGCTGCGGCAACCCGGTGACCCGGCGGGCGTGCTGCGGCCTCAGGTGCTGGAGGAGGTCGGGCTGAACGGTCCGGTCCCGGTCACGGCGGTGGGGTCGCACGACACCGCGTCCGCGGTCGCGGCCGTCCCGGCGGACGGCGAGCGGTTCGCGTACATCTGCACCGGCACCTGGTCCCTGGCCGGCCTGGAGCTGGCCGCGCCGGTGCTGACCGAGGAGAGCCGGCTGGCCAACTTCACCAACGAGTTGGGGCTGGACGGCACGGTCCGGTATCTGCGCAACATCATGGGCCTGTGGCTGCTCCAGGAGTGCGTACGGGCCTGGGGTGAGACCGATCTGGGAGCACTTCTCCTCGACGCGGCCAAGGTGCCGGCGCTGCGATCGGTGGTGGACGCGGGGGACGAGGCGTTCCTGGCACCGGGCCGGATGCCGGAGCGGATCGCCGAGGCGTGCCGCGCCTCGGGGCAGCCGGTGCCCGCATCCCCCGCCGAGATCACCCGCTGCATCCTCGACTCCCTCGCCCTGGCCCATCGCCGGGCGGTCGCGGACGCGCAGCGGCTGGCCGACCATCCGGTCGACGTCGTGCACATCGTGGGCGGCGGCACCCGCAACGCACTGCTGTGCCAGCTGACCGCCGACGCCTGCGGGCTGCCGGTGGTCGCGGGTCCGACGGAGGCCGCGGCCCTCGGGAACGTGCTGGTGCAGGCCCGGGCCCACGGCTTCGTGGGCGACCTGGCGGAGATGCGCGAGCTGCTCGTCCGCACCCAGCCACTGACCCGCTACGAGCCGCGGGGCGACGCGGCCCGGTGGCACGAGGCACAGGCCCGGCTCGCCATGGGGTGA
- a CDS encoding (Fe-S)-binding protein, giving the protein MRVALFLTCVNDTLYPDTGRAVVKLLTRLGVEVDFPMAQTCCGQAHYNTGYRHEAEPLARHFSDVFRDYEAIVTPSGSCGAMVRELYPRMGERARAEGRGDTLAATLAPVVPKTYELTEFLVDVLGVTDVGAYYPHTVTYHPTCHGLRGLGLGDRPRRLLQSVKGLDLVELPGADECCGFGGTFALKNPDVSAAMGADKVRNAESTGAEVLCAADNSCLMHLGGTMTRLRTGMRPVHIAEILASTEEEPAA; this is encoded by the coding sequence ATGCGTGTCGCCCTGTTCCTGACCTGCGTCAACGACACGCTGTATCCGGACACCGGGCGCGCCGTGGTGAAACTGCTGACCAGGTTGGGCGTCGAGGTCGACTTCCCGATGGCCCAGACCTGCTGCGGGCAGGCGCACTACAACACCGGGTACCGGCATGAGGCGGAGCCACTGGCCCGGCATTTCTCCGATGTCTTCCGGGACTACGAGGCGATCGTGACGCCGTCCGGGTCGTGCGGGGCGATGGTGCGGGAGCTGTATCCGCGGATGGGTGAGCGGGCCCGGGCCGAGGGGCGCGGGGACACCCTCGCGGCCACCCTGGCGCCGGTGGTGCCGAAGACGTACGAGCTCACGGAGTTCCTGGTGGACGTGCTGGGGGTGACGGACGTCGGGGCGTACTACCCGCACACGGTGACGTATCACCCGACCTGCCACGGCCTGCGCGGGCTCGGACTCGGTGACCGGCCCCGGCGGCTGCTGCAGTCCGTGAAGGGGCTGGACCTGGTCGAGTTGCCGGGTGCCGACGAGTGCTGCGGCTTCGGCGGGACGTTCGCGCTGAAGAACCCGGATGTCTCGGCGGCGATGGGCGCGGACAAGGTGCGCAACGCCGAGTCGACGGGCGCCGAGGTGCTGTGCGCGGCCGACAACTCCTGTCTGATGCACCTCGGCGGGACGATGACCCGGCTGAGGACGGGCATGCGGCCGGTGCACATCGCGGAGATCCTGGCGAGCACGGAGGAGGAACCGGCGGCATGA